A genome region from Rhodanobacter thiooxydans includes the following:
- a CDS encoding NAD-glutamate dehydrogenase, which translates to MNATPAANDPSLSSVVFAELKRGGFSPERLSEAQVFCEAFFARVGGGDAHLHTPVQWAALVGSLLEFMQKRREGQACVRVLSPADVQAGRSLLQIVTDDMPFLVDTVSMVVSAKLQIHVVIHPALKVARDASGKLLGLGGAAGSAESLMHFEIDRVADAAEQAQLEGQVAAALEDVRAAVGDWSAMRDKALAVANQLPQRKLPLDTASVQEASEFMRWIAADNFTFLGYREYEVADADGDRVLRAVESSGLGILRSNERSMAPRSLSTLAASELPQSGAIDAIILTKTNARSRVHRTGYMDYIGVLQFGADGRAVAEQRFLGLFSSNAYMARPQDVPLVRHKAEAVLARSGLKRDSYSGRSLRHILETLPREELFQSTEDELFATAMGILELRQRARTRLFMRRDRYGRFFTCMVFVPRDRFNTSVRERIESLLRTALHAEQSDSSVQMGEAVLARLTIVLRPKIGDHPSYDLAELEQGVASIVRNWHDEVRDALVRLRGEHEGVVLANRYARALPAGYIEDVSPAVAAEDVYQLSQLVGDNALRMSFYHPPKAPETLRFKVYRSGGDIALSEVLPQLENLGLRVLTEHVYEVSGEAPLSIQDFEVQPVGKLTFGVEQVGALFEDAFEQIWRGNAENDGFNRLVLGAKLSWRQVAMLRGYCKYLLQTGATFSQSYMEETLNRYPAIAGLLVELFLAKFDPRREALSADELQAAGATLAAEMLALIPGNVQAAQPGLIGELAGSLSKPRDEQVQAVESLVGILLENVASLDEDRILRGFVKLIRATLRTSFFQQWDGAYRDYISYKLDSHAVPGLPKPVPYREIWVCAPRVEGIHLRFGAVARGGLRWSDRREDFRTEVLGLVKAQMVKNTVIVPVGSKGGFFVKKSPAASDRDAVLAEGIACYRLFINGLLDVTDNLVDGKVVHPHDVVRHDADDPYLVVAADKGTAKFSDIANAISIEHNYWLGDAFASGGSHGYDHKGMGITARGAWESVKRHFRALGRDCQTQDFTCVGIGDMSGDVFGNGMLLSEHTLLVAAFDHRHVFLDPNPDAARSFVERKRMFDVPRSSWDDYDKSLISAGGGIYPRSAKSIPLSPEMRAVLGLKPEVEQLAPSDLLSAILKAPVDLIFNGGIGTYIKSSGETHAEVSDRANNALRINGADVRAKIIGEGGNLGMTQKGRIEAAQHGVLLNTDFIDNSAGVDTSDHEVNIKILLNDAVQRGELGFDARNAQLAAMTDEVAQLVLWDNYRQNQAITLMEHQSVHRIGSMAHFIRTLEAEGTLDRQVENLPGEAELTERKSRGLGLTRPELAVLLSYDKIRLFQQLLDSDVPEDPYLSKELVRYFPLPLHETYAAHMQRHRLKREIIATAVTNSTINRMGATFMMRMQEDTGQGPAAIAKAYTAAREILEARELWAEIEALDAKVAEDTQIDAIKQIWSLLRHMTRWLLNRPGGSLDIAANVERYQAGVSALRKALPEVLTATGKGDFSSSQEKWEGLGLPAELALRMARLPELRAALDMVEVSQQSGQSIEKVAGVFFELGEALDLEWLRDQIEALPVEGHWHAQARGSLLDELNHQHRALALQVLSLGGGSRDISPVQAWLQRDDATLQYTRGMLAEILTQNADYPIASVAVRRLAQLAQVPV; encoded by the coding sequence ATGAATGCGACCCCTGCAGCGAACGACCCTTCCCTTTCGTCAGTAGTATTCGCCGAGCTGAAAAGGGGCGGTTTTTCGCCCGAGCGCCTGAGTGAAGCGCAGGTTTTCTGCGAGGCTTTCTTTGCACGGGTCGGGGGCGGCGACGCGCATCTGCACACACCGGTGCAATGGGCGGCGCTGGTCGGCAGCTTGCTGGAGTTCATGCAGAAGCGCCGTGAAGGCCAGGCCTGCGTGCGCGTGCTCAGTCCGGCGGACGTGCAGGCTGGCCGCAGCCTGCTGCAGATCGTCACCGACGACATGCCGTTCCTGGTCGACACGGTCAGCATGGTCGTCTCGGCGAAGCTGCAGATCCATGTGGTGATCCACCCGGCGCTGAAGGTGGCGCGCGACGCTTCCGGCAAGCTGCTCGGCCTTGGCGGCGCCGCCGGCAGCGCCGAATCGCTGATGCATTTCGAGATCGACCGGGTGGCTGATGCCGCCGAACAGGCGCAGCTGGAAGGGCAGGTTGCCGCCGCGCTGGAAGACGTGCGTGCCGCGGTGGGCGACTGGTCGGCGATGCGCGACAAGGCGCTGGCGGTGGCCAACCAACTGCCGCAGCGCAAGCTGCCGCTGGATACCGCCTCGGTGCAGGAAGCCAGCGAGTTCATGCGCTGGATCGCCGCCGACAACTTCACCTTCCTCGGCTACCGCGAATACGAAGTCGCCGACGCCGACGGCGACCGCGTGCTGCGGGCGGTCGAATCGTCCGGCCTGGGCATCTTGCGCAGCAACGAACGCTCGATGGCGCCGCGCTCGCTGAGCACGCTGGCCGCCAGCGAGCTGCCGCAATCGGGCGCCATCGACGCGATCATCCTGACCAAAACCAACGCGCGCTCGCGCGTGCACCGCACCGGCTACATGGATTACATCGGCGTGCTGCAGTTCGGCGCCGACGGCCGTGCGGTGGCCGAACAGCGCTTCCTCGGCCTGTTCTCCTCCAACGCCTACATGGCCCGCCCGCAGGACGTGCCGCTGGTGCGGCACAAGGCGGAAGCGGTGCTGGCGCGCTCGGGCCTCAAGCGCGACTCGTACTCCGGCAGGTCGCTGCGCCACATCCTGGAAACCCTGCCGCGCGAGGAACTGTTCCAGAGCACCGAGGACGAGTTGTTCGCCACCGCGATGGGCATCCTCGAACTGCGCCAGCGCGCGCGCACGCGGCTGTTCATGCGCCGCGACCGCTACGGCCGTTTCTTCACCTGCATGGTGTTCGTGCCGCGCGACCGCTTCAACACCTCGGTGCGCGAGCGTATCGAGTCGCTGCTGCGCACGGCGCTGCACGCCGAGCAGAGCGATTCCTCGGTGCAGATGGGCGAGGCCGTGCTGGCGCGGCTGACCATCGTGCTGCGGCCGAAGATCGGCGACCACCCGTCCTACGACCTGGCCGAGCTGGAGCAGGGCGTGGCCAGCATCGTGCGCAACTGGCACGACGAGGTGCGCGACGCGCTGGTGCGCCTGCGCGGCGAGCACGAGGGCGTGGTGCTGGCCAACCGCTACGCGCGCGCGCTGCCGGCCGGCTACATCGAGGACGTCAGCCCCGCGGTGGCCGCCGAGGACGTGTACCAGCTCTCGCAGCTGGTCGGCGACAACGCGCTGCGGATGTCGTTCTACCACCCGCCGAAGGCGCCCGAGACGCTGCGCTTCAAGGTCTACCGCTCCGGTGGCGACATCGCGTTGTCCGAAGTGCTGCCGCAGCTGGAGAACCTCGGCCTGCGCGTGCTCACCGAGCATGTCTACGAGGTTTCCGGCGAGGCGCCGCTGTCGATCCAGGACTTCGAGGTGCAGCCGGTCGGCAAGCTCACCTTCGGCGTGGAGCAGGTCGGTGCGCTGTTCGAGGACGCCTTCGAGCAGATCTGGCGCGGCAACGCCGAAAACGACGGCTTCAACCGGCTGGTGCTCGGCGCCAAGCTGAGCTGGCGTCAGGTGGCGATGCTGCGCGGCTACTGCAAGTACCTGCTGCAGACCGGCGCCACCTTCTCGCAGTCGTACATGGAGGAAACTCTGAACCGCTATCCGGCGATCGCCGGGCTGCTGGTGGAGCTGTTCCTGGCCAAGTTCGATCCGCGCCGCGAGGCGCTTTCCGCCGACGAATTGCAGGCCGCCGGTGCGACCCTCGCCGCCGAGATGCTGGCGCTGATCCCGGGCAACGTGCAGGCCGCGCAGCCGGGCCTGATCGGCGAGCTGGCCGGGTCGCTGTCGAAGCCGCGCGACGAGCAGGTCCAGGCGGTGGAGAGCTTGGTCGGCATCCTACTGGAGAACGTGGCCAGCCTCGACGAGGACCGCATCCTGCGCGGCTTCGTGAAGCTGATCCGCGCCACCTTGCGCACCAGCTTCTTCCAGCAGTGGGACGGCGCGTACCGCGACTACATCAGCTACAAGCTCGACTCGCATGCCGTGCCCGGCCTGCCCAAGCCGGTGCCGTACCGCGAGATCTGGGTGTGCGCGCCGCGCGTCGAGGGCATTCACCTGCGCTTCGGCGCGGTGGCGCGCGGCGGCCTGCGCTGGTCCGACCGCCGCGAGGATTTCCGCACCGAGGTGCTGGGCCTGGTCAAGGCGCAGATGGTGAAGAACACGGTGATCGTGCCGGTCGGTTCCAAGGGCGGCTTCTTCGTCAAGAAGTCCCCGGCCGCCAGCGATCGCGACGCGGTACTGGCCGAGGGCATCGCCTGCTACCGCCTGTTCATCAACGGCCTGCTCGACGTCACCGACAACCTGGTCGACGGCAAGGTGGTGCACCCGCACGACGTGGTGCGCCACGACGCGGACGACCCCTACCTGGTGGTGGCTGCCGACAAGGGCACCGCCAAGTTCTCCGACATTGCCAACGCGATCTCGATCGAGCACAACTACTGGCTCGGCGACGCATTCGCCTCCGGCGGCTCGCACGGCTACGACCACAAGGGCATGGGCATCACTGCCCGTGGCGCGTGGGAGTCGGTGAAGCGTCATTTCCGCGCGCTCGGCCGCGATTGCCAGACGCAGGACTTCACCTGCGTGGGCATCGGCGACATGTCCGGCGACGTGTTCGGCAACGGCATGCTGCTGTCCGAGCACACCCTGCTGGTGGCCGCGTTCGACCATCGCCACGTGTTCCTCGACCCGAACCCGGATGCGGCCCGCTCGTTCGTCGAGCGCAAGCGCATGTTCGACGTGCCGCGCTCGAGCTGGGACGACTACGACAAATCGCTGATCTCCGCCGGTGGCGGCATCTACCCGCGCAGCGCCAAGTCGATTCCGCTGTCGCCGGAGATGCGCGCGGTGCTGGGGCTCAAACCCGAGGTCGAGCAGCTGGCGCCGAGCGACCTGCTCAGCGCGATCCTTAAGGCACCAGTGGACCTGATCTTCAACGGCGGCATCGGCACCTACATCAAGTCGTCCGGTGAAACGCACGCCGAGGTGAGCGACCGTGCCAACAACGCGCTGCGCATCAACGGCGCCGACGTGCGCGCGAAGATCATCGGCGAGGGCGGCAACCTGGGCATGACCCAGAAGGGCCGCATCGAGGCGGCGCAGCATGGCGTGCTGCTGAACACCGACTTCATCGACAACTCCGCCGGCGTGGACACCTCCGACCACGAGGTGAACATCAAGATCCTGCTCAACGACGCCGTGCAGCGCGGCGAGCTCGGCTTCGACGCGCGCAACGCCCAGCTCGCCGCGATGACCGACGAGGTGGCCCAGCTGGTGCTGTGGGACAACTACCGGCAGAACCAGGCGATCACCCTGATGGAGCACCAGTCGGTGCATCGCATCGGCTCGATGGCGCACTTCATCCGCACGCTGGAGGCCGAAGGCACGCTCGACCGTCAGGTCGAGAACCTGCCCGGCGAGGCCGAGCTGACCGAGCGCAAGAGCCGTGGCTTGGGCCTGACCCGGCCGGAGCTGGCGGTGCTGCTGTCCTACGACAAGATCCGCCTGTTCCAGCAATTGCTGGACTCGGACGTGCCGGAGGACCCGTACCTGTCGAAGGAGCTGGTGCGCTACTTCCCGCTGCCGCTGCACGAAACCTACGCCGCGCACATGCAGCGCCACCGGTTGAAGCGCGAGATCATCGCCACCGCGGTGACCAACTCGACGATCAACCGCATGGGCGCCACCTTCATGATGCGCATGCAGGAAGACACCGGGCAGGGCCCGGCGGCGATCGCCAAGGCGTACACCGCGGCGCGCGAGATCCTCGAGGCGCGCGAGCTGTGGGCCGAGATCGAGGCGCTGGACGCCAAGGTCGCCGAGGACACCCAGATCGACGCGATCAAGCAGATCTGGTCGCTGCTGCGGCACATGACGCGCTGGCTGCTGAACCGCCCCGGCGGCTCGCTGGACATCGCCGCCAACGTCGAGCGCTACCAGGCCGGCGTGTCGGCCCTGCGCAAGGCGCTGCCGGAGGTGCTGACGGCGACCGGCAAGGGCGATTTCTCCTCCAGCCAGGAGAAGTGGGAAGGCCTGGGCCTGCCGGCGGAGCTGGCGCTGCGGATGGCCCGCTTGCCGGAGCTGCGCGCCGCGCTGGACATGGTCGAGGTGAGCCAGCAGAGCGGCCAGTCGATCGAGAAGGTCGCCGGCGTGTTCTTCGAACTGGGCGAGGCGCTGGACCTGGAATGGCTGCGCGACCAGATCGAGGCGCTGCCGGTGGAAGGCCACTGGCACGCCCAGGCCCGTGGCTCGCTGCTGGACGAGCTCAACCACCAGCACCGGGCGCTGGCGCTGCAGGTGCTCAGCCTCGGCGGCGGCAGCAGGGACATCTCGCCGGTGCAGGCATGGCTGCAGCGCGACGACGCCACCTTGCAGTATACCCGCGGCATGCTGGCGGAAATCCTCACCCAGAATGCGGACTACCCGATCGCCTCGGTCGCGGTGCGCCGGCTGGCGCAATTGGCGCAGGTGCCGGTCTGA
- a CDS encoding NAD kinase has product MRIAFVASEVSVAQQAWRKLVERYGNVPPEQAELIVTLGGDGFMLRTLHAYHALDVPVYGMKLGRVGFLMNKHRLDGLPERVARAHTASLFPLQMAVVDAAGNHHVALAFNEVSLLRQSNQAAHLEVQLNDTVKLPNLICDGIMVATPAGSTAYNLSAHGPILPLDANVLALTPISPFRPRRWRGAILPHRTGVMLRVLDPGKRPVSATADFHEVRDVHTVAIRQSGGQGVRLLFDPEHNLEQRILDEQFAVE; this is encoded by the coding sequence ATGCGCATTGCCTTCGTCGCCAGTGAGGTCAGTGTCGCCCAGCAGGCGTGGCGCAAACTGGTGGAGCGCTATGGCAACGTGCCGCCGGAGCAGGCCGAGCTGATCGTCACGCTGGGCGGCGACGGCTTCATGTTGCGCACCCTGCACGCATACCACGCGCTGGACGTGCCGGTGTACGGCATGAAGCTGGGCCGGGTCGGCTTCCTGATGAACAAGCACCGGCTCGACGGCCTGCCGGAGCGGGTCGCGCGCGCACACACGGCCTCGCTGTTTCCGCTGCAGATGGCGGTCGTCGATGCGGCCGGCAACCATCACGTCGCGCTGGCGTTCAACGAAGTCTCGTTGTTGCGCCAGAGCAACCAGGCCGCGCACCTGGAGGTGCAGCTCAACGACACGGTGAAGCTGCCGAACCTGATCTGCGACGGCATCATGGTCGCCACGCCGGCCGGCTCGACGGCCTACAACCTGTCCGCGCACGGCCCGATCCTGCCGCTGGACGCGAACGTGCTGGCGCTCACCCCGATCAGTCCGTTCCGCCCGCGGCGCTGGCGCGGCGCGATCCTGCCGCACCGCACCGGGGTGATGCTGCGCGTGCTCGATCCGGGCAAGCGCCCGGTCAGCGCCACCGCCGACTTCCACGAGGTGCGCGACGTGCACACGGTGGCGATCCGCCAGTCCGGCGGGCAGGGCGTGCGGCTGCTGTTCGACCCCGAGCACAACCTGGAGCAGCGTATCCTCGACGAGCAGTTCGCGGTGGAATGA
- a CDS encoding 5'-nucleotidase, which yields MTTVGSGVHDASSTTDNRLVVAISSRALFDLGDSHALFERDGLDAYRSFQIEHENEILQPGVAFPLVQKLLGLNKLAGDVPPVEVILLSRNSGDTGLRIFNAIQHYGLEISRAAFTSGAPTSDYIAPFKADLFLSANAEDVGRALAAGVAAATILPSVAPPRMSEQLRIAFDGDAVIFGDEGERVSREEGLEAFHRNEREHAAEPLSVGPFRGFLAALHRLQTAFPAEDSPIRTALVTARSAPAHKRVILTLRRWGVRIDEALFLGGRDKGPFLDAFGADIFFDDSPANVESARKHVATGHVPHGVSNR from the coding sequence ATGACCACCGTAGGCTCTGGCGTCCACGACGCCTCCTCCACCACCGACAACCGACTGGTCGTCGCCATCTCCTCGCGCGCGCTGTTCGACCTCGGCGACAGCCACGCGCTGTTCGAGCGCGACGGCCTCGACGCCTACCGCTCGTTCCAGATCGAGCACGAAAACGAGATCCTGCAGCCCGGCGTGGCGTTTCCGCTGGTGCAGAAGCTGCTCGGGCTGAACAAGCTGGCCGGTGACGTGCCGCCGGTCGAGGTGATCCTGCTGTCGCGCAACTCCGGCGACACTGGCTTGCGCATCTTCAACGCGATCCAGCACTACGGCCTGGAGATCAGCCGCGCCGCGTTCACCAGTGGCGCGCCCACCTCCGATTACATCGCGCCGTTCAAGGCCGACCTGTTCCTCTCCGCCAACGCCGAGGACGTCGGCCGCGCCCTGGCCGCCGGCGTGGCGGCGGCCACCATCCTGCCCAGCGTCGCGCCACCGCGCATGAGCGAGCAGTTGCGCATCGCCTTCGACGGCGACGCCGTGATCTTCGGCGACGAGGGCGAGCGCGTCTCGCGCGAGGAAGGCCTGGAGGCCTTCCACCGCAACGAGCGCGAGCATGCCGCCGAGCCGCTGTCGGTGGGGCCTTTCCGCGGCTTCCTCGCCGCGTTGCACCGCCTGCAGACCGCATTCCCGGCGGAGGACTCGCCGATCCGCACCGCGCTGGTCACCGCCCGTTCCGCCCCCGCGCACAAGCGGGTGATCCTCACCCTGCGCCGCTGGGGCGTGCGCATCGACGAGGCGCTGTTCCTCGGCGGCCGCGACAAGGGCCCGTTCCTCGACGCGTTCGGCGCCGACATCTTCTTCGACGACTCGCCGGCCAACGTGGAGTCCGCGCGCAAGCACGTGGCGACCGGGCACGTGCCGCACGGGGTGAGCAACCGCTAG